The following coding sequences are from one Stigmatopora nigra isolate UIUO_SnigA chromosome 12, RoL_Snig_1.1, whole genome shotgun sequence window:
- the itsn1 gene encoding intersectin-1 produces MAQFPTAFTGPDVFLISVDERAKHDQQFHSLSPTAGGYITGDQARNFFLQSGLPPPILAQIWALADMNGDGRMDIHEFSIAMKLIKLKLQGHPLPPALPPSMKQPPLSLPPQAAFGMPPMPSLGSLGPPLPGVPPLPLPPLPVGVSPPLVSSAPPPLPPPMANGAPTTGMMHPISTFSHPASSVNKASFNRSSTKLQKAPSFDATSSQIPIDWAVPQSSRLKYRQLFNSHDKMMSGHLTGPQARTILMQSSLPQGQLASIWSLSDIDQDGKLTAEEFILAMHLIDMAMSGLPLPPVLPPDYIPPTFRRVRSDSVQSDQKSVSEEAEEEVESNLDKKLPVTFEDKKRENFERGNLELEKRRQALQEQQRKEQERLAALEREEQERKERERMEQERRRQQELEKQLEKQRELERHREEERRKEIERREAAKRELERQRQLEWERQRRQELLTQRNREQESIVLLKARKKTLEFELEALNDKKSQLEGKLKDVRLRLSAQRREVEQTNQTRETRIAEITILQQQLQDSQHWLGNLIPDKQCLNDQLKQVQQNSLQRDNLSSLQKAVDQKESSRQQLKEQLDTVERETRAKLLEIDAFNIQLKELREIHNRQQRQKQKEVEGDPHSMIRTHTPTDRKSAELQESRLSSDKVMGWRNEDLGGSAQRAPSPASAPHAWLNRVAQEEEERKRRSSDEDAEGRKTAISIEETDEEGRGKKDVQEKLNKLFSQPSDPWASTENAPVASLFEQKAAAVSSFEQQQAVVKVVYYRALYPFDARSHDEISIAPGDVIMVKGEWVDESQTGEPGWLGGELRGRTGWFPANYAERIPDNEAPVSLRASASAAPTTAQQPMNTPPPPAPGQSSSSTSSANSNWADFNTTWPSNTSSQMESEGWDAWPTSSAAAQNPSLGVPSAQLRQRSAFTPATMTTGSSPSPVLGQGEKVEGLQAQALYPWRAKKDNHLNFNKSEIITVLEQQDMWWLGELQTGQRGWFPKSYVKLISSTMTPPLALPLVAPVAASIPAPLVSSVRVKNAGECMVAESPPNGKRPSPTPCKPTESGEEFVAMYTYESSEQGDLSFQQGDVVAVTRKEGDWWTGTVAGKTGVFPSNYVKPRDASSESLGPAGKTGSLGKKPEIAQVIAPYCATGAEQLTLAPGQLILIRKKNPGGWWEGELQARGKKRQIGWFPANYVKLLSPSTSKTTPTEPMPPKLVPANPTMCQVIGMYDYVAQNDDELAFQKGQVITVLNRDDCDWWKGELNGREGLFPSNYVKLTTDTDPSTQWCADLHLLDMLSPMERKRQGYIHELIVTEENYVNDLQLVTEIFHKPLLDCELLIEKEVAMIFVNWKELIMCNIKLLKALRVRKKMSGDRMPVKMIGDILTNQLPHMQPYIRFCSCQLNGATLIQQKTDDNPEIKDFLKRLAMDPRCKGMPLSSFLLKPMQRVTRYPLIIKNILENTPESHPDHSHLKAALEKAEELCSQVNEGVREKENSDRLEWIQAHVQCEGLSEQLVFNSVTNCLGPRKFLHSGKLFKAKSSKELYGFLFNDFLLLTQVTKPLGSSGSDKVFSSKTHLQYRMYKTPIFLNEVLVKLPTDPSGDEPLFHISHIDRVYTLRAESINERTAWVQKIKAASELFIETEKKKREKAYLVRSQRATGIGRLMVNIVEGIELKPCRSHGKSNPYCEVTMGSQCHITKTLQDTLNPKWNSNCQFFIKDLEQDVLCITVFERDQFSPDDFLGRTEIRLAEIKKDQGSKGPITKRLLLHEVPTGEIVVRLDLQLFEEP; encoded by the exons gGCTCTGGCCGACATGAACGGTGACGGACGAATGGACATCCATGAGTTCTCCATCGCCATGAAGCTCATCAAGCTTAAACTCCAGGGTCACCCCCTTCCTCCTGCATTACCTCCCAGTATGAAACAGCCTCCGCTATCTTTACCCCCACAGGCTGCCTTTG GCATGCCCCCCATGCCCTCCCTGGGATCCCTCGGCCCCCCTCTGCCAGGCGTGCCCCCTCTACCGCTCCCTCCTCTACCCGTCGGCGTTTCGCCGCCTTTAGTCTCGTCGGCCCCACCTCCGCTGCCACCGCCCATGGCCAACGGAGCCCCAACCACGGGCATGATGCACCCCATCTCAACCTTCTCCCACCCAG CTTCTTCGGTGAACAAGGCTTCCTTTAACCGTTCCAGCACCAAATTGCAGAAGGCTCCGTCCTTTGATGCCACTAG TAGTCAGATCCCCATTGACTGGGCCGTCCCTCAATCGTCAAGACTCAAGTATAGGCAGTTGTTTAATTCCCATGACAAGATGATGAGCGGCCACCTGACTG gtCCACAGGCACGCACCATTCTCATGCAGTCCAGTCTTCCTCAAGGCCAGCTGGCCTCAATATG gaGTCTGTCAGATATTGACCAAGATGGGAAACTCACAGCTGAGGAATTCATCTTGGCCATGCACCTCATCGACATGGCCATGTCTGGACTCCCTTTGCCACCTGTCCTGCCACCTGATTACATCCCTCCTACATTCAG GCGTGTGCGAAGTGACAGCGTACAGTCGGACCAGAAGAGTGTTTCCGAGGAagcggaggaggaggtggagagcAATCTGGACAAGAAACTTCCAG TCACCTTCGAGGATAAGAAGAGGGAGAACTTTGAACGAGGAAATTTGGAGCTGGAGAAGCGACGCCAGGCCTTGCAGGAGCAGCAGAGGAAAGAACAGGAAAGGCTGGCGGCGTTGGAAAGGGAAGAACAGGAGAGGAAG GAGCGTGAGAGGATGGAGCAAGAGAGAAGGCGGCAGCAGGAGTTGGAGAAACAACTGGAGAAGCAGAGGGAGCTGGAGAGGCATCGAGAAGAGGAGAGGCGCAAAGAAATCGAGAGGAGAGAG GCTGCTAAGCGCGAGCTCGAGCGGCAAAGGCAGCTGGAGTGGGAACGCCAGCGCCGTCAGGAGCTTCTGACTCAGAGGAACCGAGAGCAAGAGAGTATCGTTCTGCTCAAAGCCCGCAAGAAGACCCTGGAGTTTGAACTGGAGGCTCTG AATGACAAAAAGAGTCAGCTAGAGGGCAAACTGAAAGATGTCCGTCTCCGTCTATCGGCTCAACGGAGGGAAGTGGAGCAGACCAATCAGACCAGGGAGACACGCATCGCTGAAATCACAATTTTGCAACAACAGCTTCAA GACTCCCAGCATTGGCTTGGTAATCTAATTCCTGACAAGCAGTGTCTCAATGATCAGCTCAAACAGGTTCAACAAAACAGCTTGCAGC GTGACAATCTGTCATCACTGCAGAAGGCCGTCGATCAAAAGGAGTCCAGTAGACAGCAGCTCAAAGAGCAACTTGATACAGTGGAGAGGGAAACCAGGGCCAAGCTGCTAGAAATCGACGCTTTCAATATTCAGTTGAAG GAGCTGAGGGAGATACACAACCGGCAGCAGAGGCAGAAACAAAAAGAGGTGGAAGGAGACCCCCACTCCATGATACGCACGCACACGCCGACGGATAGGAAATCTGCCGAGCTGCAGGAAAGCAG GTTGTCCTCAGACAAAGTTATGGGTTGGAGGAACGAAGACTTAGGGGGATCGGCCCAGAGAGCCCCCAGCCCCGCGTCGGCCCCCCACGCATGGCTCAACAGAGTGGCTCAAGAAGAGGAGGAACGGAAGAGGAGAAGCTCAGATGAGGACGCTGAGGGACGGAAGACTGCCATATCCATCGAGGAGACGGATGAGGAAGGCCGAGGCAAAAAGGACGTGCAGGAAAAACTCAACAAGCTCTTCAGCCAGCCGTCCGATCCTTGGGCTTCGACAG AAAACGCTCCGGTGGCGAGCCTATTTGAACAGAAGGCAGCAGCGGTCAGCAGCTTTGAGCAACAGCAGGCGGTGGTGAAGGTGGTCTACTACAGAGCGCTGTACCCATTTGACGCTCGTAGCCACGATGAGATCAGCATTGCTCCCGGTGACGTCATCATG GTGAAGGGGGAATGG GTGGACGAGTCTCAGACGGGAGAACCGGGTTGGCTTGGCGGAGAGCTCAGAGGCCGTACTGGGTGGTTTCCAGCCAATTATGCAGAGCGAATACCGGACAATGAAGCGCCCGTTAGCCTGCGGGCGTCCGCCTCGGCCGCCCCGACGACAGCCCAGCAGCCCATGAACACGCCTCCTCCCCCTGCACCCGGACAAAGTTCCTCATCGACGTCATCCGCCAACAGCAATTGGGCTGACTTTAACACCAC TTGGCCGTCAAACACGAGCAGCCAAATGGAGAGCGAGGGCTGGGATGCCTGGCCcacctcctccgccgccgcccaGAATCCGTCCCTCGGCGTTCCGTCCGCTCAGTTGCGACAACGCTCGGCATTTACGCCGGCCACCATGACCACGGGATCCTCGCCATCTCCTGTGCTCGGTCAAGGGGAGAAGGTGGAGGGTCTGCAGGCTCAGGCCTTGTACCCCTGGAGAGCCAAGAAGGACAACCACCTCAACTTCAACAAAAGCGAG ATTATAACGGTGCTTGAGCAGCAGGACATGTGGTGGTTAGGAGAGCTTCAGACCGGACAGAGAGGATGGTTCCCTAAAAGCTATGTTAAGCTCATTTCTTCCACCATGACGCCCCCACTTGCGCTCCCATTGGTGGCTCCAGTAGCAGCCTCCATCCCAGCCCCACTTGTTTCATCAGTACGCGTCAAAAATGCAGG TGAATGCATGGTGGCAGAAAGCCCCCCCAATGGAAAACGACCCTCACCCACTCCCTGTAAACCCACAGAGTCGGGAGAAG AGTTTGTCGCCATGTACACGTACGAGAGCAGCGAGCAGGGCGACTTGAGTTTCCAGCAGGGAGACGTCGTCGCGGTGACCCGAAAGGAAGGCGACTGGTGGACGGGCACGGTGGCAGGAAAAACGGGTGTCTTCCCATCTAACTACGTCAAACCACGAGACGCCTCATCAGAG TCTTTGGGGCCAGCAGGAAAGACGGGGAGCCTTGGCAAGAAACCAG AGATTGCCCAAGTCATTGCCCCTTACTGCGCAACTGGAGCTGAGCAGCTGACCTTAGCCCCGGGTCAGCTCATTCTCATCAGGAAGAAAAACCCTGGCGGCTGGTGGGAGGGAGAACTTCAG GCCCGAGGGAAAAAGCGCCAGATCGGCTGGTTTCCGGCCAATTACGTGAAGCTGCTCAGCCCAAGCACCAGCAAGACCACGCCCACTGAGCCCATGCCGCCCAAACTTGTTCCTGCCAACCCCA CCATGTGCCAGGTGATCGGCATGTACGACTACGTGGCGCAAAACGACGACGAGCTGGCCTTCCAGAAGGGTCAGGTGATCACCGTGCTCAACAGGGACGACTGCGATTGGTGGAAAGGCGAGCTGAACGGTCGCGAGGGTCTCTTTCCCAGCAACTATGTCAAGCTCACCACTGACACGGACCCCAGCACACAGT gGTGCGCTGACCTTCACTTACTTGACATGCTGAGTCCAATGGAAAGAAAACGTCAGGGCTACATCCACGAGCTCATCGTCACCGAGGAGAACTACGTCAACGATCTGCAACTCGTCACAGAG ATTTTCCACAAGCCCCTGCTGGACTGCGAGTTGCTGATCGAGAAGGAGGTGGCCATGATTTTCGTCAACTGGAAGGAACTCATTATGTGCAACATCAAGTTGCTCAA AGCTCTCAGGGTGAGAAAGAAGATGTCTGGTGACCGCATGCCGGTCAAGATGATTGGAGACATTCTGACCAACCAGTTGCCGCACATGCAGCCATATATCAG GTTCTGCTCGTGTCAGCTGAACGGAGCCACGCTGATTCAACAGAAAACGGACGACAACCCTGAAATTAAAGACTTTCTCAAG AGATTAGCCATGGACCCTCGCTGTAAGGGAATGCCTCTTTCCAGCTTTCTGCTCAAGCCCATGCAAAGAGTCACTCGCTACCCGCTCATCATCAAGAAC ATCTTGGAAAACACTCCCGAGTCGCATCCTGACCACAGTCACCTGAAAGCTGCCCTGGAAAAGGCCGAGGAATTGTGTTCGCAG GTAAACGAGGGCGTGAGGGAGAAGGAGAACTCGGATCGTCTGGAGTGGATTCAAGCTCACGTTCAGTGTGAAGGCTTGTCAGAG CAATTGGTGTTCAACTCGGTGACAAATTGTTTGGGCCCACGCAAGTTTCTACACAGTGGCAAACTCTTTAAAGCCAAAAGCAGCAAGGAGCTCTACGGCTTCCTCTTCAACGATTTCCTGTTGCTCACACAG GTGACCAAACCTCTGGGCTCATCTGGATCCGACAAAGTCTTCTCGTCGAAAACGCACTTGCAATACCGCATGTACAAGacg CCCATCTTCCTCAACGAAGTTTTGGTGAAACTCCCGACGGACCCTTCGGGGGATGAGCCCCTCTTCCACATCTCCCATATCGATCGAGTTTATACCCTGAGGGCGGAGAGCATCAACGAGCG AACGGCTTGGGTCCAGAAGATCAAGGCAGCTTCCGAACTGTTCATAGAAACggagaagaaaaagagagaaaaggcaTATCTAG TGCGTTCCCAGCGGGCCACCGGCATCGGGAGGCTGATGGTCAACATCGTGGAGGGAATTGAACTCAAGCCGTGTCGCTCGCACG gaAAAAGCAATCCTTACTGTGAGGTCACCATGGGCTCGCAGTGTCACATCACCAAAACGCTGCAG GACACGCTGAATCCCAAGTGGAACTCCAACTGCCAGTTTTTCATCAAAGACTTGGAACAGGACGTCCTCTGCATCACTGTTTTCGAGCGGGACCAGTTCTCGCCCGACG ACTTCCTGGGGAGGACCGAGATCCGATTGGCCGAGATTAAGAAAGACCAAGGCTCCAAGGGACCTATCACCAAGCGTTTGCTTCTCCACGAAGTCCCCACCGGCGAGATCGTGGTCAGGCTTGATCTGCAGCTCTTTGAGGAGCCCTGA
- the pdxkb gene encoding pyridoxal (pyridoxine, vitamin B6) kinase b, whose amino-acid sequence MECRVLSIQSHVVRGYVGNKSASFPLQVLGFEVDSINSVQFSNHTGYSHWKGQVLTADELHVLYEGIKLNNVHQYDYVLTGYTRDTSFLEMVVDIVQELKRANPNLVYVCDPVLGDHGSMYVPQNLYPVYKNKVVPVADIITPNQFEAELLTGKNISTEKDAVEVMDLLHNMGPDTVVITSSDLPSRLGDRFLVSLGSQRHVRPDGSRTTQRVRIEVPKVDAVFVGTGDLFAAMLLAWTHHYPNDLKTACEKTFSVMHHVIQRTISYAHELAGPGRRPSPPQLELRMVQSKADIEDPAIVTEATVIS is encoded by the exons ATGGAGTGCCGTGTCCTGTCCATCCAGAGCCACGTCGTCCGGGGTTATGTGGGCAACAAGAGCGCCTCTTTCCCGTTGCAG GTTTTAGGTTTTGAGGTGGACTCCATCAACTCTGTGCAGTTTTCTAACCACACAG GATATTCTCACTGGAAGGGCCAAGTGTTGACAGCTGACGAGCTCCACGTTCTCTATGAAGGCATCAAGCTCAACAACGTGCACCAGTATGACTATGTCCTCACAG GGTACACTAGGGACACATCCTTCCTGGAGATGGTGGTGGACATTGTTCAAGAGCTAAAGAGAGCCAATCCAAATTTGGTGTATG TGTGTGATCCTGTGCTCGGGGACCACGGATCCATG TATGTCCCCCAGAATCTGTACCCAGTGTACAAGAACAAGGTGGTTCCTGTTGCCGACATCATCACTCCCAACCAGTTTGAGGCCGA attgtTGACAGGGAAGAACATCAGCACCGAGAAAGATGCCGTAGAG GTGATGGACCTCCTGCACAACATGGGCCCAGACACGGTGGTCATCACCTCATCCGATCTGCCCTCCAGACTGGGTGACCGCTTCCTGGTGTCGCTGGGCAGTCAGCGTCACG TTCGCCCCGATGGCAGTAGAACGACACAGAGGGTCAGAATAGAAGTTCCCAAAGTAGATGCCGTCTTTGTGGGGACAGGTGATCTGTTTGCTGCCATGCTTCTGGCGTGGACGCACCACTACCCAAATGACCTCAAG ACGGCGTGTGAGAAAACTTTTTCGGTGATGCATCACGTCATCCAGAGGACCATATCGTATGCACATG AACTGGCAGGTCCCGGTCGGAGGCCCAGCCCGCCCCAGCTGGAGCTCCGCATGGTCCAGAGCAAAGCCGACATAGAAGACCCCGCTATCGTGACGGAGGCTACCGTCATATCGTAA
- the LOC144205023 gene encoding RNA-binding protein 45-like, with product MDDSQSNVKPFSENLDDPPNSRLFLVTSRSITEDDLRDRFSAFGEIQGVWVVKDKQTREPKGICYVKFAKSSQACMAMEEMHGKVLLDGKKPIKVFIAQSRSSSSHRDVEDEELTRIFVMIPKSFSEEDLKNIFKEYGGIEYCIIVKNKLTGESKGLGYVRYYKPSEAAMAIENCDKSYRAILAEPRTKTSAQEDYNSNMGNRGEYMGSADSMAMFPFNMGTTAESSNYPMMDYHSAGGGNSGGAELSHLLLVTTRAALTQEQVYGLFDIIPGMEYCKQQRDIYGTSKGHALVRYTNLGSAFYAKDKLNGFEYPPGNRLVVEFMDDGDDRNGSVGRMAMQFVTTQMMSSLRNGHSNNQSGKHSSSSHPGYSGPMGPRIQTDLSLPPVKNMAPPDSISQERLFVVFSPAPLPIDVLENVFGRFGSLMDVHLVSGRKVGYMKYADKQCADDAMAALHGSVVNGVKMKVMLADPPREESHKRLRTY from the exons ATGGACGACTCACAATCGAACGTGAAACCATTCTCGGAGAATCTTGACGACCCACCTAATAGCCGTTTGTTCTTAGTGACCAGTCGCTCCATCACCGAAGATGACCTTCGAGATCGCTTCTCCGCGTTCGGTGAAATCCAGGGAGTTTGGGTCGTTAAGGACAAGCAGACGAGGGAACCCAAAGGCATTTGTTACGTCAAGTTCGCCAAATCTTCTCAGGCCTGCATGGCGATGGAAGAAATGCACGGAAAGGTCCTTCTTGACGGGAAAAAACCCATCAAG GTTTTTATCGCCCAGTCGCGATCATCCTCCAGCCATCGAGACGTAGAGGATGAGGAACTGACCAGGATCTTTGTTATGATCCCCAAATCTTTCTCTGAGGAAGACCTGAAAAACATCTTTAAG GAGTATGGTGGTATTGAATATTGCATCATTGTCAAAAACAAGTTGACCGGGGAGAGTAAAGGTTTGGGCTATGTGAGGTACTACAAACCCTCAGAGGCGGCCATGGCTATTGAGAACTGCGACAAAT CTTACAGGGCCATTTTGGCAGAACCTCGCACCAAAACTTCGGCCCAGGAAGATTACAACAGCAACATGGGGAACAGGGGTGAATACATGGGCAGCGCCGACTCTATGGCCATGTTCCCCTTCAACATGGGCACCACGGCAGAATCCTCCAACTACCCAATGATGGACTACCACAGCGCCGGGGGTGGCAATAGCGGCGGCGCCGAACTGAGCCACCTCCTGTTGGTGACGACTCGCGCTGCACTCACCCAGGAGCAAGTTTATGGTCTGTTTGACATCATTCCGGGGATGGAGTACTGCAAGCAACAGCGGGACATTTATGGGACAAGCAAAG GCCACGCCTTAGTCCGCTACACCAACTTGGGATCGGCGTTTTATGCTAAAGACAAACTGAACGGATTCGAATATCCACCGGGAAACAGACTGGTTGTTGAATTCATGGACGATGGAGACGATCGCAACGG TTCTGTAGGTAGGATGGCCATGCAGTTCGTGACTACCCAGATGATGTCATCGCTACGGAATGGACACTCCAACAACCAATCTGGCAAGCATTCCAGCTCTTCTCACCCG GGATACAGTGGGCCTATGGGTCCCCGAATCCAAACAGACTTGAGCCTGCCGCCCGTCAAGAACATGGCGCCACCTGACAGCATCTCCCAGGAGCGCTTGTTTGTGGTGTTTAGTCCCGCCCCTTTACCTATTGACGTGCTGGAGAATGTTTTTGG CCGCTTTGGTTCCCTGATGGATGTCCACTTGGTATCAGGCAGGAAAGTCGGATACATGAAGTATGCAGACAAGCAG tgtgccGACGATGCAATGGCGGCGCTCCACGGTTCTGTGGTCAACGGCGTGAAGATGAAGGTGATGCTTGCCGATCCTCCCAGGGAAGAGTCGCACAAAAGACTTCGCACGTACTAA
- the plekha3 gene encoding pleckstrin homology domain-containing family A member 3 isoform X2, translated as MACFTPNRWQPRWFVLDDGIISYYDSEDDVSKGSKGSIKMSVCEIKVHPTDTTRLELIIPGEQHFYVRAVNAAERQRWLVALGSSKAGTFDAHKHRGPDCLRTKMSELRLYCDLLVQQVQTIQSQSNTDAGDMSTPEASLLSATCATFIRTLEECMSLAQHSLTPHLQPPERIRRSVSHPGTSTLDRCSTLKESSGGGPRSKPRRDRASSDSSLHDTEPTYKGLLPNLGGDPPCIPEERGGAVSPKTTPTDTDTDLSI; from the exons ATGGCCTGTTTTACGCCAAATC gctggcAGCCACGCTGGTTTGTTCTGGACGATGGCATCATCTCTTACTACGACAGTGAAGATGATGTGAGCAAGGGGAGCAAAGGTTCCATAAAAATGTCCGTTTGTGAAATTAAAG TTCACCCGACGGACACCACCCGTTTGGAGCTGATCATTCCCGGAGAGCAACATTTTTACGTGAGGGCAGTGAATGCAGCAGAGAGACAACGCTGGCTGGTGGCGCTGGGCTCGTCCAAAGCGGGAACGTTTGATGCCCATAAACATAGAG GTCCAGACTGTCTGAGGACCAAAATGTCCGAGCTTCGTCTTTACTGTGACCTTCTAGTCCAGCAGGTCCAAACCATCCAATCACAGAGCAACACAGACGCCGGAGACATGTCCACTCCCGAG GCTTCACTACTTAGCGCCACCTGTGCCACATTCATCCGGACACTGGAGGAGTGCATGAGCTTAGCACAGCACAGCCTCACACCACACCTGCAACCTCCTGAAAGG aTAAGAAGATCAGTCAGTCACCCTGGAACATCCACCTTGGACAG GTGCAGCACGCTCAAAGAAAGCTCCGGTGGGGGTCCGAGATCCAAGCCGCGGCGGGACCGGGCCAGCTCGGACAGTTCGCTACACGACACGGAGCCAACGTATAAAG GTTTGCTGCCGAACCTCGGCGGCGACCCGCCGTGCATCCCCGAAGAACGAGGGGGTGCCGTGAGTCCGAAGACCACACCCACTGACACGGACACCGATTTGTCCATTTGA
- the plekha3 gene encoding pleckstrin homology domain-containing family A member 3 isoform X1, with product MEGVLYKWTNYMTGWQPRWFVLDDGIISYYDSEDDVSKGSKGSIKMSVCEIKVHPTDTTRLELIIPGEQHFYVRAVNAAERQRWLVALGSSKAGTFDAHKHRGPDCLRTKMSELRLYCDLLVQQVQTIQSQSNTDAGDMSTPEASLLSATCATFIRTLEECMSLAQHSLTPHLQPPERIRRSVSHPGTSTLDRCSTLKESSGGGPRSKPRRDRASSDSSLHDTEPTYKGLLPNLGGDPPCIPEERGGAVSPKTTPTDTDTDLSI from the exons ATGGAGGGTGTTCTCTACAAATGGACAAACTACATGACAG gctggcAGCCACGCTGGTTTGTTCTGGACGATGGCATCATCTCTTACTACGACAGTGAAGATGATGTGAGCAAGGGGAGCAAAGGTTCCATAAAAATGTCCGTTTGTGAAATTAAAG TTCACCCGACGGACACCACCCGTTTGGAGCTGATCATTCCCGGAGAGCAACATTTTTACGTGAGGGCAGTGAATGCAGCAGAGAGACAACGCTGGCTGGTGGCGCTGGGCTCGTCCAAAGCGGGAACGTTTGATGCCCATAAACATAGAG GTCCAGACTGTCTGAGGACCAAAATGTCCGAGCTTCGTCTTTACTGTGACCTTCTAGTCCAGCAGGTCCAAACCATCCAATCACAGAGCAACACAGACGCCGGAGACATGTCCACTCCCGAG GCTTCACTACTTAGCGCCACCTGTGCCACATTCATCCGGACACTGGAGGAGTGCATGAGCTTAGCACAGCACAGCCTCACACCACACCTGCAACCTCCTGAAAGG aTAAGAAGATCAGTCAGTCACCCTGGAACATCCACCTTGGACAG GTGCAGCACGCTCAAAGAAAGCTCCGGTGGGGGTCCGAGATCCAAGCCGCGGCGGGACCGGGCCAGCTCGGACAGTTCGCTACACGACACGGAGCCAACGTATAAAG GTTTGCTGCCGAACCTCGGCGGCGACCCGCCGTGCATCCCCGAAGAACGAGGGGGTGCCGTGAGTCCGAAGACCACACCCACTGACACGGACACCGATTTGTCCATTTGA